In Porites lutea chromosome 7, jaPorLute2.1, whole genome shotgun sequence, a single window of DNA contains:
- the LOC140943206 gene encoding uncharacterized protein, with the protein MTELQPFSDEQLNFFKFSSLVLNEFPKALRQTFKTMWNNTYGHLPGFQLWDDSTAVRKMFDSEEAKSGKKTKVPVLQSYNEWDCTNLFQATIFARSFASPASTGPFTTLSDLYVRPRAVPYGSFHACVVSPSGNTAETFALAIDQLRLLRNSLCHSISSEMDKPTFDQRVNYTRDAFQALNVPTASIDAIGSLTESDFPTNEVRELEARIRDETRAYIKCLEDFREGLKSLSSDINGLKQQDNASKEDITRLEKKIDELKVGRDEHNNLPDNSGTRPSLSTAYLPSMVPNFTGRQSEVEEIIGHVTSDSTRLVSIWGSPGFGKTSVAIAVGHALKTQGLPVYWVSLRGLQSKAGLTSKMLSLLRQPTINNQPSHQLLSHDDEICQLFSEISKQSVFILDNADDLLESGCPKVKKEVMQLLEEILRQNPRVTFIVTTRESLEFMNIHFQGHQGVRIRTLDKASTQCLIHELLPNASAADCIEVAHIGGQVPLTIKLMCSLISEDNSLPSHFLDGFEASSTESIGSMLDIFDSTFQRLTAQEQEALISLSILPENFTTEVAEAVLGTKSSFEAKRMLQNLRRKSLIDSGSKPGTFTIHKLLQSFSREKGDTDMNKTILDAKGRLNAFYVSCFDKLNKKFLTGHSMDAYIAFYEDKDSIIQSLVEGCLDSKTADTVFDILVKGELFLDSLFWTENEAKNFDDIYDAAIKAANLHGNKKYYRQLLTSKAFAEATWGRKGKTNQLLSEVKVIQAASCLVSNQEKGKCFCYLGICYLTAEETKSGVHCLQQAFSLLETCNDPESLFLKFLILQILVCHYQSLNDFYNASYYYDKSLHLSSSVGDCKLLMIPPMKSKAQKTTNEMQFEKDSNILLNQPFEFQFVCLLSEATKFFPDIKTKQNTSHLVLQMLECLEKDVTPSIGLLTFHTTVAKLLWNWNTTTSAVTVKYKLKPLWTAT; encoded by the exons ATGACAGAATTGCAGCCGTTTAGTGACGAACAATTAAATTTCTTTAAGTTCTCGTCCTTAGTGTTAAATGAATTCCCCAAAGCCTTACGACAGACATTTAAAACCATGTGGAACAACACCTATGGACATCTCCCTGGTTTCCAGCTTTGGGATGATTCCACTGCTGTCAGAAAAATGTTCGACTCTGAAGAAGCAAAAAGTGGCAAGAAGACTAAAGTTCCTGTTCTTCAGTCCTACAACGAATGGGATTGTACCAACCTGTTCCAGGCTACCATATTTGCGCGGTCCTTTGCCTCACCAGCCAGTACAGGCCCCTTCACCACACTAAGTGATTTGTATGTGAGGCCCCGTGCAGTGCCTTATGGTAGTTTTCACGCATGTGTGGTCAGCCCGAGTGGAAACACGGCAGAGACCTTTGCGCTTGCGATTGACCAGCTCCGCCTTCTTAGAAATTCGCTTTGTCACTCCATCAGTAGTGAGATGGACAAACCGACGTTTGACCAGCGCGTGAATTACACCAGAGACGCGTTTCAAGCGCTTAATGTCCCGACAGCTTCAATTGACGCTATTGGTAGTTTGACGGAGTCAGACTTTCCCACAAATGAAGTTCGAGAATTGGAAGCAAGAATCCGAGACGAGACTCGGGCGTACATCAAATGCCTCGAGGACTTCAGGGAAGGTCTGAAGAGTTTGAGTTCAGACATCAATGGTTTAAAGCAACAGGATAATGCCAGCAAAGAAGACATTACTAGGTTGGAAAAAAAGATTGATGAATTGAAAGTAGGAAGAGACGAACATAATAATCTACCTGACAATTCAG GTACGAGACCATCGCTCTCTACAGCCTACCTTCCTTCAATGGTTCCTAATTTCACTGGGCGACAGAGCGAGGTTGAAGAGATCATCGGACATGTCACTTCCGATTCCACCCGACTTGTATCGATCTGGGGTTCACCTGGATTCGGAAAAACGTCGGTTGCAATCGCAGTGGGACACGCCCTTAAGACTCAAGGCCTGCCTGTGTACTGGGTTTCATTGCGAGGACTTCAGTCTAAGGCGGGTCTGACTTCAAAGATGCTAAGCCTTCTAAGGCAACCAACCATTAATAATCAACCGTCTCATCAGCTTCTGTCCCATGATGATGAGATTTGCCAACTATTCAGCGAAATATCAAAACAGTCTGTATTTATTCTTGATAATGCCGATGATTTGTTAGAAAGTGGTTGCCCAAAGGTGAAGAAAGAGGTCATGCAACTTCTTGAAGAAATACTCAGGCAAAATCCAAGGGTGACATTCATTGTAACCACGAGAGAGTCTCTTGAGTTTATGAACATCCATTTTCAAGGCCATCAAGGCGTGAGAATAAGAACATTGGATAAAGCCTCTACACAATGCCTAATTCATGAGTTACTTCCAAATGCGAGCGCTGCGGATTGCATAGAAGTCGCGCATATCGGCGGACAAGTTCCTTTGACcataaaattaatgtgttcTTTGATTTCTGAAGATAATTCTTTACCAAGCCATTTTTTAGATGGTTTCGAGGCGTCCTCTACAGAAAGTATAGGGAGCATGTTGGACATTTTTGACTCCACTTTCCAGCGACTAACTGCACAAGAACAAGAAGCACTAATTTCTTTGAGCATTCTCCCTGAGAACTTCACTACTGAGGTCGCTGAGGCCGTTTTAGGAACCAAAAGTAGTTTTGAAGCCAAAAGAATGTTACAAAACCTTCGGAGGAAGTCACTGATTGATTCAGGCTCTAAACCTGGGACTTTCACAATTCACAAACTATTGCAATCATTTTCGAGAGAGAAAGGAGACACTGACATGAACAAGACGATTCTCGATGCGAAGGGTCGTTTGAATGCATTCTATGTCTCGTGCTTTgataaactaaataaaaaatttcttaCCGGGCATTCCATGGATGCATATATTGCATTTTATGAGGATAAGGACAGCATTATTCAAAGCCTAGTAGAGGGATGTCTTGACTCCAAAACAGCTGACACTGTCTTTGACATATTGGTTAAGGGGGAGTTGTTTCTTGACTCACTTTTTTGGACCGAAAATGAAGCGAAAAACTTTGATGATATATACGATGCCGCCATAAAAGCAGCCAACCTGcatggaaataaaaaatactaCAGGCAGCTACTTACTTCCAAAGCTTTCGCTGAAGCAACCTggggaagaaaaggaaagacGAATCAGCTTCTCTCTGAAGTGAAAGTTATACAAGCAGCATCGTGCCTTGTTTCTAatcaggaaaaaggcaaatgcTTCTGCTATTTAGGAATCTGTTACCTTACTGCAGAAGAAACGAAGAGTGGAGTCCACTGCCTACAGCAGGCGTTTTCATTACTCGAGACTTGCAACGACCCAGAGTCGTTATTTCTAAAGTTTCTTATTCTTCAGATCCTCGTTTGTCATTATCAGTCCCTAAATGACTTCTACAATGCAAGTTACTACTATGACAAATCACTACATCTGTCCTCTTCAGTAGGAGATTGCAAGCTGCTTATGATTCCGCCGATGAAAAGCAAAGCACAAAAAACTACCAATGAAATGCAGTTTGAAAAGGACTCAAACATTTTGCTGAATCAACCTTTTGAATTCCAGTTTGTCTGTCTCTTAAGTGAAGCTACAAAGTTTTTCCCCGACattaaaaccaaacaaaatacAAGCCACTTGGTTCTTCAAATGTTAGAGTGCCTCGAAAAAGATGTTACACCTTCAATTGGTCTGCTAACGTTTCACACAACTGTGGCTAAGCTGCTGTGGAATTGGAATA CCACGACTTCGGCGGTTACggtcaaatacaaattaaagcCCTTGTGGACTGCTACTTAA
- the LOC140943204 gene encoding axin interactor, dorsalization-associated protein-like — ICINSEPGIAGYGEENGSEFVASAAEGGSLLPRIPYEEGFHRFVVRIDRIGLKNAHVYLNPFITVSVKDANSVNVTPPQDTPMSNRKDGKYINFGFDVEIQKPIEKLPRGTAIFFEFKHYKPKKDIVSMRCFAFMEQDEFKPGPACIELYQKPTDFHRKRLNLLTQKPLYLHVTLKILDD, encoded by the exons ATTTGTATTAACAGTGAACCTGGTATAGCAGGATATGGAGAGGAAAATGGAAGTGAATTTGTCGCCTCAGCAG CCGAGGGAGGGTCGTTGTTGCCAAGGATACCATATGAAGagggatttcatcgttttgttgtGCGAATTGACCGGATCGGTCTAAAAAATGCGCATGTTTACCTAAATCCTTTCATCACTGTCTCTGTTAAAG ACGCTAACAGTGTTAATGTGACCCCGCCCCAAGATACACCCATGTCAAACAGAAAAGATGGAAAATACATCAACTTTGGTTTTGATGTGGAGATTCAAAAACCAATAGAAAAGCTTCCAAGAG GTACAGCGATATTTTTCGAATTCAAGCACTACAAACCCAAAAAAGACATCGTGAGTATGAGATGTTTCGCATTCATGGAACAAGATGAGTTCAAGCCGGGTCCCGCCTGCATAGAACT GTATCAGAAGCCAACAGACTTTCACCGCAAGAGGTTAAATCTGTTGACGCAAAAACCGCTTTATCTTCATGTCACACTCAAAATTCTTGATGATTAG
- the LOC140943210 gene encoding uncharacterized protein produces the protein MTALQPFKDEQLNFFKFSSLVLNEFPKALRQTFKTMWDNTYGHRPGFQLWDDSTAVRNMFDSEEAKSGKKTKVPVLQSYNEWDCTNLFQATIFARSFAPPASTGSFTTLSDLYVKPRAVPYGSFHACVVSPSGNMAETFALAIDQLRLLRNSLCHSISSEMDKATFDQRVNYARDAFQALGVPTALIDALGGLTESDFPTNEVRKLEARIRDETRAYIKCLEDFREGLESLSSDINDLKQQVKVDNASKEDITMLEKKIDELKVGRDEHDSLPDNSGMRPSLSRAYLPSMVPNFTGRQSEVEEIIGHVTSESTRLVSIWGSPGFGKTSVAIAVGHALQTQGLPVYWVSLRGLQSKAGLTSKILSLLTQPTIQDKQPSDKRLSVDDEICQLFSEISKQSAFILDNADDLLESGRPKVKEEVMQLLQEILRQSPRVTFIVTTRQSLEFMNVYFQGHRGLRIGKLREASAQTLIHELLPHASVADCRKIAQLCGQVPLAMKLMCSLISEHSASPRHFLDNFMTSSSESIVKMLDNEDYPTSHRLKFVFDSSFQRLSEQEQQALISLSIFPENFSTDVAAAVLGTKTAVEATKMLQSLRRKSLIDLSSKPGAFTMHKLLQSFSREKGDTDMKETILNAKGRLNAFYVSHFDQLNEQFLTGHSMDAYIAFYEDKESIIESLVEGCLDSKTADTVFDTLVKGELFLDSLFWTESEAKNFDDIYDAAIKAANLHGNEKYHRQLLTSKAFAQVTWGRKGQTNHLLSEVKVLQAASSLVSNQEKGKSFCYLGICYLTAEETKSGVHCLQQALSSLETCNEPESLFLKFLILQILVCYYQSLNDFYNASYYYDKSLPLSSAVGDCKLLIIPPMKSKGKKTTNEMRFEKDSNILLNQPFELQFVWLLSEATKFFADTKTKQNASHLVLQMLECLEKDLTPSVGLLTFHPAVVMLLWNWNGEDPEKLFSSRINYHEKTLKQCKETFPKNHDFGGYGQIQIKALVDCHLNLGTVYNNRGIYSEA, from the exons ATGACAGCGCTGCAGCCGTTCAAAGACGAACAATTAAATTTCTTTAAGTTCTCGTCCTTAGTGTTAAATGAATTCCCCAAAGCCTTACGACAGACCTTTAAAACCATGTGGGACAACACCTATGGACATCGCCCTGGTTTCCAGCTCTGGGATGATTCCACAGCTGTCAGAAATATGTTCGACTCTGAAGAAGCAAAAAGTGGCAAGAAGACTAAAGTTCCTGTTCTTCAGTCCTACAACGAATGGGATTGTACCAACCTGTTCCAGGCTACTATATTTGCGCGGTCCTTTGCCCCGCCAGCCAGTACAGGCTCCTTCACCACACTAAGTGATTTGTATGTGAAGCCCCGTGCAGTACCTTATGGTAGTTTTCACGCATGTGTGGTCAGCCCGAGTGGAAACATGGCGGAGACCTTTGCACTTGCGATTGACCAGCTCCGCCTTCTTAGAAATTCGCTTTGTCACTCCATAAGTAGTGAGATGGACAAAGCGACGTTTGACCAGCGCGTGAATTACGCCAGAGACGCGTTTCAAGCCCTTGGTGTCCCGACAGCTTTAATTGACGCACTTGGTGGTTTGACGGAGTCAGACTTTCCCACAAATGAAGTTCGAAAATTGGAAGCAAGAATCCGAGACGAGACTCGGGCGTACATCAAATGTCTCGAGGACTTCAGGGAAGGTCTGGAGAGTTTGAGTTCAGACATCAATGATTTAAAGCAACAAGTTAAGGTGGATAATGCCAGCAAAGAAGACATCACTATGTTGGAAAAAAAGATTGATGAATTGAAAGTAGGAAGAGACGAACATGATAGTCTACCTGACAATTCAG GTATGAGACCATCGCTCTCAAGAGCCTACCTTCCTTCAATGGTTCCCAATTTCACTGGGCGACAGAGCGAAGTTGAAGAGATCATTGGACATGTCACTTCCGAATCCACCCGACTTGTGTCGATCTGGGGTTCACCTGGATTCGGAAAAACGTCGGTTGCAATTGCAGTGGGACACGCTCTTCAGACTCAAGGGCTGCCTGTTTACTGGGTTTCATTGCGAGGACTTCAGTCAAAGGCGGGTCTGACTTCAAAGATTCTTAGTCTTCTAACGCAGCCAACCATTCAAGATAAACAACCGTCCGATAAGCGTCTATCTGTTGATGATGAGATTTGCCAACTATTCAGTGAAATATCAAAACAATCTGCATTCATCCTAGATAATGCTGATGATTTGTTAGAAAGTGGCAGGCCAAAAGTGAAGGAAGAGGTCATGCAACTTCTTCAAGAAATTCTTAGGCAAAGTCCAAGGGTGACATTCATTGTTACCACAAGACAGTCCCTTGAGTTTATGAACGTCTATTTTCAAGGCCATAGAGGTTTAAGAATAGGAAAATTGCGTGAAGCCTCAGCTCAAACGCTAATTCATGAGTTACTTCCACATGCTAGTGTTGCAGACTGCAGGAAAATCGCACAACTCTGCGGACAAGTTCCTTTAGCCATGAAATTGATGTGTTCTTTGATATCTGAACACAGTGCTTCACCGCGCCATTTTCTGGATAATTTCATGACATCTTCCTCAGAAAGTATCGTCAAAATGTTGGACAATGAGGATTATCCGACCAGTCATCGATTAAAGTTCGTCTTTGATTCCTCATTCCAGAGACTATCTGAGCAGGAACAACaagcattaatttctttaagcATTTTCCCCGAGAATTTCAGTACAGACGTCGCTGCAGCCGTTTTAGGTACGAAAACCGCTGTCGAAGCCACAAAAATGTTACAAAGTCTTCGGAGGAAGTCACTGATTGATTTAAGCTCTAAACCCGGGGCTTTCACGATGCACAAACTCTTGCAATCATTTTCAAGAGAGAAAGGAGACACTGATATGAAAGAGACGATTCTCAATGCAAAGGGTCGTTTGAATGCATTCTATGTCTCACACTTTGATCAGCTAAATGAACAATTTCTCACTGGGCATTCCATGGATGCATATATTGCATTTTATGAGGATAAGGAGAGCATTATTGAAAGCCTAGTAGAGGGATGCCTTGACTCCAAAACAGCTGACACTGTCTTTGACACATTGGTCAAGGGAGAGTTGTTTCTTGACTCGCTGTTTTGGACCGAAAGTGAAGCGAAAAACTTTGATGACATATACGATGCCGCCATAAAAGCAGCGAACCTgcatggaaatgaaaaatacCACAGGCAGCTACTTACTTCAAAAGCTTTCGCTCAAGTAACCTGGGGAAGAAAAGGACAGACGAATCATCTTCTCTCTGAAGTGAAAGTTCTGCAAGCAGCATCGTCCCTTGTTTCTAatcaggaaaaaggcaaatccTTCTGCTATTTAGGAATCTGTTATCTCACAGCAGAAGAAACGAAGAGTGGAGTCCACTGCCTACAGCAGGCGCTGTCATCACTGGAGACTTGCAACGAGCCAGAGTCCTTATTTCTAAAGTTTCTTATTCTTCAGATCCTCGTTTGTTATTATCAGTCCCTAAATGACTTCTACAACGCCAGTTACTACTATGACAAATCACTACCTCTGTCCTCTGCAGTAGGAGATTGCAAGCTGCTTATTATTCCGCCGAtgaaaagcaaaggaaaaaaaactaccaaTGAAATGCGGTTTGAAAAGGACTCAAACATTTTGCTGAATCAACCTTTCGAATTGCAATTTGTGTGGCTCTTAAGTGAAGCTACAAAGTTTTTCGCTGACActaaaaccaaacaaaatgcAAGCCACTTGGTTCTTCAAATGTTAGAGTGCCTCGAAAAAGATCTTACACCTTCAGTTGGTTTGCTAACTTTTCACCCAGCTGTGGTAATGCTGCTGTGGAATTGGAATGGTGAAGACCCTGAAAAACTATTTTCGTCAAGAATAAATTATCATGAAAAAACACTCAAGCAATGCAAAGAAACCTTCCCCAAAAATCACGACTTTGGAGGTTATggtcaaatacaaattaaagcGCTTGTGGACTGCCACTTAAACCTGGGTACAGTTTACAACAACAGAGGAATCTATTCGGAAGCT